One Chloroflexota bacterium genomic window, CACCTTGCTGACCACTGCCAACCTGGTGACCAGCGCGTCGCTGGCGGCGCACGGGTTGAAGCCTTATGGGTTGCTCGATTTTCTGCCGGTGGGCCTGCCGGTGACGGCCGCGGGCTTGCTTTTCATGTTGCTGGTGGGGCGGCGGTTGTTGCCACGCTACCCTGCCGAGCCCGGCGGCGAGGCCCTCGCCGACCTGGTGGAAGCCTATCGCCTCCGGGAGGGCTTGCATGCTTTCCGGGTTGCGCCTGATTCCCCCCTGGTGGGGCGGCCCGCCCGCAAGCCGCGCACGGCAACCGATGCCGGCCTGACGCCGGTGGGGCTGCTGGTAGGGGGGCGCATTGCTTTTGCCGACCGCCTGCCGCCTGAGCGCCGTTTGCGCCCTGGTGATATTCTCGTGGTTGTGGGCACCAGCCCGCCGGATGTGCTGGCGCACCTGGGCCTGGAGCCGTGGGATGCGCCCGACCTGTACGACATTTTCCGCACCCAGGCGGTGCTGGTGGAACTGGCGCTCAACCCGCGCGGGAATGCCGCCGGTAAGACGCCACAATCGTTGCAACTTTATGCCCGCTATGGGCTGCGTATTCTGGCCGTGCGCCGCGGTTCAGAGGTGCTGGAGCACAATCTCTATACCCTGCCGCTGCGCCAGGGGGATGCGTTGTTGGCTTTGATTCCCGCGGAAAACGAGCCGCACCTGCGGGACGATGCCGATTTCGTGGTGTTGAGTGTGCATCGCGGAGAAGGGGGCAGCGTGGGCTGGCGGGGCTTTTTGGCGATTGCTTTGCTGGTGGCGGCGCTGGTGCCGGCGGCGCTGGGGTGGGCGCCGTTGGCGCTGACCACGCTTTCGGCGGCCACGCTGATGATGTTGGTGGGTATTGTGCCGCCGCCGCAGGCTTATCGGGTCATTCCGTGGCAGGTGCTGTTTCTCATCGGCGGGATGATTCCGTTGGGCGTTGCCATGCGCCAAACGGGGGCGGCGACCTTCCTGAGCCGTCAAATGCTGCTGCCGCTGGAGCACGCGCCGGGGTGGGCCATTGCGGCGGCCTTTCTGCTGCTGACGGCTTTGCTCGCGCAGGTGACCAGCGGGCAGGTGGCGGCACTGTTGCTGGCCCCCCTGGCGATTGCCGCTGCCGAAAGTTATGGCCTGCCGCCACGCGGGCTGGGCATGGCGGTGGCTGTGGGGGCTTCCTTCGCCTTTTTGCTGCCGACCGGCCACCCCGTCAACCTGCTGGTCATGCAGCCAGGGCGTTACAAACCGGCCGATTACCTCAAGGTGGGGCTGCCGCTGTTGCTGGTGGTTACGCCTGTGGCGGTGGTGGCGCTGCAATGGTTCTGGCTGCGGTGAGGCCTGTATTCCGCCTTGACAGCAACGGGGGGAAAGGGTAGCATACGGCTATCTTGCACCGGGCGGCATTGACCGCCGGGGAGGTGTTTTGTGTCTGTGCCCCAACCATTACCGCAACCTCAAACTTTTACCGACCGGATGCGCGTGCGTTTCAAAGGGGTGTTGGATGCCGTGGGCGGGTTTTTCAATCGCCTGGGTGTGCACCCCAATGCGATGACCGTGACCGGCGTGGTGGGCAATGCTGTGGCGGCTGTGCTGCTGGCGCAAGGCCGCATTGTGGTAGGAGGGCTGGTGGTGCTCGCGATGGGCGCGTTCGATGCCCTCGATGGCACGATGGCGCGCTTGCGCGGTGGCGGCACGGCGTGGGGGGCTTTCCTCGATTCGGTGGGCGACCGCTATTCCGAATTGTTGCTGTTTGGCGGGCTGGCCTATTTCTACGCTGCCCGCGGTGATTTGCTGGGAATGTCGCTGGCGTATGCTGCCGCAGCGGGGGCGGTGTTGGTTTCCTATACCCGCGCTCGCGCGGAGGCCCTGGGGTGGGAGGTCAAGGTCGGTTTGCTGACCCGCTTCGAGCGTTACCTGGTGCTGGCCCCTGCTTTGGTGCTCAACCTGCCGCTGATCGGCGTGGGGTTGATTGCCGTTGGCGCGAATCTGACCGCCTTCCAGCGGATTTTCTTCGCTCACCGGTTGGCGGTGGCTTCACAAACCCAAGACGAGGCATAGTGTTATGGTTTTTCATATTGGCCCTATCCCGATTCACGTGTACGGCCTGTTGCTGATGCTCGGCGCGCTCGCGGGCGCGTGGCTGGCGACGGTGGAAGCCAGGCGCCGCGGCCAGGACCCTGAAATTATTTGGGATGCGTTGACATGGGTGTTGATTGGCGGTGTCATTGGGGCGCGCCTGTGGCATGTTTTTACCCCGCCTGAATCAATGGTCGAGATGGGCATTACCACCCATTATTACCTCACCCACCCGCTGGCGATGATTGCCGTTTGGCGAGGGGGGCTGGGCATTCCGGGCGCGGTGATGGGTGGGTTGCTGGCGTTTTGGCTGTTTGCCCGCCGCCGCAAACTCAATTTTGCCCTTTGGCTGGATATTGCCGCCCCCGGCATTGCTTTGGGGCAAGCGATTGGTCGGTGGGGCAATTATGTCAATCAGGAACTCTACGGCGCGCCGACCCATTTGCCTTGGGCCATTTACATTGACCCGGCGCACCGTTTGCCCCAGTTTGCCGACCAGGCTTATTACCATCCGCTTTTCTTTTATGAGTTCCTTTGGAATTTGCTCAACATGGGTGTGCTGCTTTATGCTGCCCGCAAGTGGAGCGACCGGTTGTGCACCGGCGATATTTTCTTGATGTATCTCAT contains:
- a CDS encoding CDP-alcohol phosphatidyltransferase family protein, coding for MSVPQPLPQPQTFTDRMRVRFKGVLDAVGGFFNRLGVHPNAMTVTGVVGNAVAAVLLAQGRIVVGGLVVLAMGAFDALDGTMARLRGGGTAWGAFLDSVGDRYSELLLFGGLAYFYAARGDLLGMSLAYAAAAGAVLVSYTRARAEALGWEVKVGLLTRFERYLVLAPALVLNLPLIGVGLIAVGANLTAFQRIFFAHRLAVASQTQDEA
- a CDS encoding prolipoprotein diacylglyceryl transferase → MVFHIGPIPIHVYGLLLMLGALAGAWLATVEARRRGQDPEIIWDALTWVLIGGVIGARLWHVFTPPESMVEMGITTHYYLTHPLAMIAVWRGGLGIPGAVMGGLLAFWLFARRRKLNFALWLDIAAPGIALGQAIGRWGNYVNQELYGAPTHLPWAIYIDPAHRLPQFADQAYYHPLFFYEFLWNLLNMGVLLYAARKWSDRLCTGDIFLMYLIIYPVGRFFLEFLRLDPAEVGGLDINQMLMAVVALSAAAALAWRHRPGAAAPQPAETPGKRRRRRK